The following coding sequences lie in one Paenibacillus durus ATCC 35681 genomic window:
- a CDS encoding NADP-dependent malic enzyme, which produces MNVEEIMLLHQGGKLETTLKHPIESMEDLAKVYTPGVAKVCQAIASDQDRAYELTTKKNTVAVISDGTAVLGLGDIGPKAAMPVMEGKAALFKQFADVDAVPICLDTKNTEEIIAIVKALAPTFGGINLEDISSPRCFEIERRLREELDIPVFHDDQHGTAIVVLAGLLNALKVVDKDIKDVKIVVNGCGAAGISVAKMLLGAGAKNLIGVDRDGAINRLNVYDKPHWTEFAQISNPNLEQGSLSDCIVGADVFVGVSAPNVLKVEDVRKMAKDPIVFAMANPTPEIDPALAAPYVKVMATGRSDYPNQINNVLCFPGIFRGALDCGATDINDAMKLAVAEAIAASVDPSELNEQFIIPNAFDKQVVECIRKAVAEAAIRTGVARKMLISVN; this is translated from the coding sequence ATGAATGTGGAGGAAATCATGCTGCTTCATCAAGGCGGCAAACTGGAGACAACATTGAAGCATCCGATCGAATCGATGGAGGACTTGGCTAAGGTCTACACGCCAGGAGTAGCCAAAGTATGCCAGGCCATCGCTTCAGACCAGGATAGAGCATATGAGCTGACCACCAAAAAAAATACGGTGGCGGTCATCAGCGACGGTACAGCGGTACTGGGACTTGGCGATATCGGCCCGAAAGCCGCAATGCCCGTTATGGAAGGAAAGGCAGCCCTGTTCAAGCAGTTCGCCGATGTGGATGCGGTGCCGATCTGCCTGGATACGAAGAATACGGAAGAGATTATCGCGATTGTCAAGGCACTGGCCCCTACTTTTGGCGGCATCAACCTGGAGGACATTTCTTCTCCCCGCTGCTTTGAAATTGAGCGACGTCTTAGAGAGGAACTGGATATTCCGGTGTTCCACGACGATCAGCACGGAACGGCCATAGTGGTACTGGCAGGTCTGCTTAATGCGCTAAAGGTGGTAGACAAAGACATAAAGGATGTCAAAATTGTCGTCAACGGCTGCGGGGCGGCAGGCATATCGGTGGCTAAAATGCTGCTGGGCGCGGGCGCCAAGAATCTGATTGGCGTGGACCGGGATGGCGCCATCAACCGGCTGAACGTATATGACAAGCCTCATTGGACGGAATTCGCCCAGATCAGCAATCCCAATCTGGAACAAGGCTCTCTATCCGATTGCATCGTCGGTGCGGATGTATTTGTAGGCGTTTCGGCGCCTAATGTGCTGAAGGTCGAGGATGTCCGGAAAATGGCCAAGGACCCGATCGTCTTCGCCATGGCTAATCCGACCCCGGAGATTGATCCCGCGCTTGCCGCTCCATACGTAAAGGTTATGGCAACGGGACGCTCCGATTATCCGAACCAGATTAACAACGTGCTCTGCTTCCCGGGCATCTTCAGAGGCGCTCTCGACTGCGGCGCCACCGACATCAATGATGCAATGAAGCTCGCGGTAGCGGAAGCGATTGCCGCGTCTGTCGATCCCTCTGAACTGAACGAACAGTTTATTATTCCGAACGCTTTCGACAAGCAGGTCGTTGAATGCATCCGGAAGGCGGTGGCCGAGGCGGCGATCCGAACCGGTGTTGCGAGAAAAATGCTTATTAGCGTAAACTAA
- a CDS encoding MarR family winged helix-turn-helix transcriptional regulator, whose protein sequence is MEDKNLDFISNEMMTLIRRASLDKKHGGLDRSSYTLLCHLSKHGNIGVKALAEGLGLDTSTISRQTSVLEQKGYIERIPDPQDGRSSYFQITEAGSRKLAEARKIRLDRYEQIFKDWSPQECRTFGDMLARLNRTLDE, encoded by the coding sequence ATGGAAGATAAAAATTTGGATTTCATCAGCAATGAGATGATGACATTGATTCGCCGCGCCTCCCTGGACAAGAAGCATGGCGGGCTGGATCGTTCTAGCTATACCTTGCTGTGCCATTTGTCCAAACACGGCAACATTGGGGTTAAGGCTCTGGCGGAAGGACTCGGCCTGGACACCTCCACGATCAGCAGACAGACCAGTGTGCTTGAACAAAAAGGATACATAGAGCGAATACCTGATCCGCAGGATGGACGGTCGAGCTATTTTCAGATCACTGAGGCGGGCTCACGGAAGCTTGCCGAGGCGAGAAAAATCAGGTTGGACCGATACGAGCAAATATTTAAAGACTGGTCGCCCCAGGAATGCCGAACTTTCGGTGACATGCTGGCGAGACTTAACCGCACACTTGATGAATAG
- a CDS encoding MDR family MFS transporter: protein MNNLTARNSSFWLIILAVFFGNFMTILSSTTINVAFPVFMKDFHAEVGSVQWMITGYLLATGVVAPVVGYFGDKWSYKYLYVFALSGFTLFSGLSTIAWSIHSLIAFRILQGVFGGLIIPTTMTMIYQFIEKERQAFAMSLWSLSAMLAPAFGPTLGGWLTGYFGWQSLFIINLPVGIIAIIVALKCLPYHRQPSKLKTFDLPGFITVILSSALIILAFSEGNSWGWTSWRTLSLLVAGASILTYFIRRELSLKEPLLNLKVFRQKRFTYSLIINCTITISLYSGSFLIPIFLQDIQQSTPLLTALVLLPGSLVMAFLSPVVGKLYSKIGPFWLILSGILLLVISTWELSHLTLAATHVYVASWMTLRYVGIALAFMPVTNAGMSAISKEYTGHASSVTNWVRQATGALAIAIFSSLLAARSATHLKALAGGGKAGSSLLKAQGMAMGVQDVFLAATLIGVVAIPLTFLLRSRKGVAADVPKSSVVEREANG from the coding sequence TTGAATAATCTAACCGCCAGGAATTCTTCCTTCTGGCTCATTATTTTAGCGGTTTTTTTCGGGAATTTCATGACCATCCTGAGTTCCACAACGATTAATGTGGCTTTTCCGGTGTTCATGAAGGATTTTCATGCGGAGGTCGGTTCGGTTCAATGGATGATTACCGGCTATCTGCTGGCAACCGGGGTTGTCGCTCCGGTCGTCGGCTATTTTGGCGATAAGTGGAGCTATAAGTACCTGTATGTGTTTGCTTTATCTGGGTTTACCCTCTTTTCCGGGTTATCCACGATCGCTTGGAGCATTCATTCTTTGATTGCCTTTCGCATCCTGCAGGGGGTGTTCGGCGGCCTAATCATTCCCACGACGATGACGATGATCTATCAGTTCATTGAAAAGGAACGGCAGGCCTTCGCCATGAGCTTATGGAGTCTTTCCGCCATGCTTGCCCCGGCATTCGGGCCTACACTTGGCGGCTGGCTGACCGGGTATTTTGGCTGGCAGTCCCTGTTTATCATCAACCTGCCCGTTGGAATCATTGCGATTATTGTAGCGCTTAAATGTCTGCCCTATCACCGCCAGCCGAGCAAGCTCAAAACCTTTGATTTACCCGGCTTCATAACCGTTATTCTTAGCAGCGCGCTCATTATCCTGGCTTTCAGTGAGGGGAATTCCTGGGGCTGGACTTCGTGGCGGACGTTATCCTTGCTGGTGGCAGGGGCGTCCATTTTGACCTATTTCATCCGCAGAGAGCTCTCCCTGAAGGAGCCGCTGCTCAATCTGAAGGTGTTCCGGCAAAAGCGCTTTACGTACAGCTTAATCATCAACTGCACGATTACCATCTCATTATATTCCGGATCGTTTTTAATTCCGATTTTTCTGCAGGATATTCAGCAGTCTACTCCGCTATTAACCGCCCTGGTGCTGCTTCCGGGCTCGCTCGTGATGGCGTTTCTATCACCGGTGGTTGGCAAGCTGTATTCCAAGATAGGTCCGTTCTGGCTCATTCTTAGCGGTATCCTGCTGCTGGTCATATCAACTTGGGAGCTCAGTCATCTTACGCTGGCTGCTACCCATGTCTATGTGGCCTCATGGATGACGCTGCGTTATGTGGGCATTGCCCTTGCTTTTATGCCGGTTACCAATGCCGGGATGTCCGCCATCTCCAAGGAATATACCGGCCATGCTTCATCCGTAACGAACTGGGTGCGCCAAGCCACCGGAGCGCTGGCCATTGCGATCTTCAGCTCCTTGCTGGCTGCGAGATCCGCGACCCATCTAAAAGCGCTGGCCGGGGGAGGGAAGGCAGGCTCTTCTCTGCTAAAAGCTCAAGGCATGGCGATGGGCGTTCAGGATGTGTTCCTGGCCGCTACATTGATTGGCGTTGTTGCGATTCCGTTAACTTTTCTGCTCAGGTCGAGAAAGGGAGTGGCTGCCGACGTTCCTAAAAGCTCAGTGGTGGAGCGCGAAGCGAATGGTTGA
- a CDS encoding 2-hydroxycarboxylate transporter family protein, producing MQKTFQSAGARDGTAVIRGEKKSLLRRLTGLKVGVLPLPLYLAFALIVLSSAQLGDLPKDMIGGFAVIMVMGILLSDLGFKLPILKSIGGPAILSLMIPSFLVFWNLISPEAMDSVNMLMKTSNFLYLYISCLVAGSITGMNRKTLIDGFIRIFVPMLAGTLAAVAAGVGMALLLGYSAHRAFFYIVVPIIGGGVGEGILPLSIAFSQILGGESGSYVAQMIPAAVIGNVFAIIGAGLLKRLAEKKPELTGNGVLVMEKNGQKLGGSAYDGEPINFLLMGAGLLFACTLFIFGHSLSPYVGIPGPILMIFAAAVIKIGRLLPAKIEQGAYHLYKFVSGSLTWPLMVGLGMLYIPLKDVTKMISIPYIIVCATVIAAMILTGFFVGKRIRMYPVETAIVTGCRGGLGGTGDVAILSASGRMELMPFAQISTRIGGAITVVAAAFLIVIWQG from the coding sequence ATGCAAAAAACGTTTCAATCCGCCGGGGCCCGCGACGGAACGGCGGTCATCAGAGGGGAAAAGAAAAGCCTGCTTCGGCGGCTGACGGGACTTAAAGTCGGTGTACTCCCGCTTCCTCTTTATCTTGCATTCGCACTGATCGTTCTGTCCTCGGCCCAGTTAGGGGATCTCCCGAAGGACATGATCGGCGGGTTCGCAGTTATTATGGTCATGGGTATTCTGCTGAGCGATTTGGGGTTTAAACTCCCGATTCTGAAGAGCATCGGCGGGCCGGCCATCCTCTCTCTGATGATTCCTTCGTTTCTGGTATTTTGGAATCTGATCAGCCCGGAAGCGATGGACTCGGTTAATATGCTGATGAAGACGTCGAACTTTCTGTATCTCTACATCTCCTGTCTGGTAGCGGGAAGCATCACGGGAATGAACCGGAAGACGCTGATCGACGGCTTTATCCGGATATTCGTCCCGATGCTGGCCGGAACTTTAGCCGCCGTAGCCGCCGGTGTAGGGATGGCCCTGCTTCTCGGTTACAGCGCGCACCGGGCGTTCTTCTACATCGTGGTGCCGATTATCGGCGGCGGTGTCGGTGAAGGCATACTGCCGCTGTCCATCGCTTTCTCGCAGATTCTCGGCGGAGAGTCGGGCAGTTACGTCGCGCAGATGATTCCGGCCGCCGTGATCGGCAATGTATTCGCGATTATCGGGGCCGGGCTGCTGAAGCGGTTGGCCGAGAAGAAGCCCGAATTGACCGGCAACGGCGTGCTAGTCATGGAAAAGAACGGCCAAAAGTTGGGCGGAAGCGCTTATGACGGCGAACCGATCAATTTCCTGCTGATGGGCGCGGGACTGCTCTTTGCCTGCACGCTGTTTATCTTCGGGCATTCCCTTTCGCCTTACGTCGGGATTCCCGGGCCGATCCTAATGATCTTTGCCGCCGCCGTAATCAAAATCGGCAGGCTGCTTCCGGCCAAAATCGAACAGGGGGCTTATCATCTTTATAAATTCGTCTCCGGCAGCCTGACCTGGCCGCTGATGGTTGGCCTCGGCATGCTTTACATCCCGCTTAAGGATGTCACCAAAATGATTTCGATCCCGTACATCATCGTTTGTGCCACGGTCATCGCGGCGATGATCCTGACCGGATTTTTTGTCGGCAAGCGAATCCGGATGTATCCGGTGGAGACGGCGATTGTAACGGGCTGCCGCGGCGGCTTGGGCGGGACGGGCGACGTAGCTATCCTGTCGGCTTCCGGCCGGATGGAACTGATGCCGTTCGCGCAAATCTCCACGCGGATCGGAGGAGCAATTACCGTCGTCGCGGCCGCTTTTTTAATAGTGATATGGCAGGGTTGA
- a CDS encoding putative holin-like toxin: MEVYQALSLMFMFGMFIIALLNYLKKK; this comes from the coding sequence ATGGAGGTTTATCAAGCGTTGTCGTTAATGTTCATGTTCGGCATGTTCATTATTGCTCTGCTGAATTACCTCAAAAAGAAATAG
- a CDS encoding GTP-binding protein has protein sequence MKLITVAGPPSSGKTSMLLRVIDWLKEQGLKAGVVKFDCVASKDDERYRAKGVPVLLGLAGNLCPDHYFVTNIEACARWGQSLELDILISESAGLCNRCSPFIRHALAVCVIDNLSGANTPTKMGPLLKQADIVAITKGDIVSQAEREVFQYQVRKVNTRAEILHINGLTGQGKERLGALLAQAEDIDNLDGRKLRFSMPAAVCSYCLGETRIGHDYQMGNVKSIAIPDVPRPEVS, from the coding sequence ATGAAGCTCATAACCGTGGCGGGTCCGCCGTCGAGCGGCAAAACCTCCATGCTTCTGCGTGTGATTGATTGGCTGAAGGAGCAGGGACTGAAAGCGGGGGTCGTGAAATTCGACTGCGTTGCCTCCAAGGATGATGAGCGCTACCGCGCCAAAGGAGTGCCGGTGCTTCTCGGTCTTGCCGGCAACCTGTGCCCGGACCATTATTTTGTTACCAATATCGAGGCTTGCGCCCGCTGGGGGCAATCGCTGGAACTGGATATTCTAATCAGCGAAAGCGCCGGTCTATGCAACCGCTGTTCTCCTTTTATCCGCCATGCCCTGGCGGTCTGTGTCATTGATAATTTATCGGGAGCGAATACCCCGACCAAGATGGGGCCGCTGCTGAAGCAAGCCGATATCGTGGCTATCACAAAGGGCGACATTGTCTCCCAGGCCGAGCGCGAGGTGTTTCAGTATCAAGTCCGCAAAGTAAACACCCGGGCGGAGATTCTTCACATCAACGGCCTGACCGGCCAGGGCAAGGAACGGCTCGGCGCCCTGCTTGCGCAGGCTGAAGATATCGACAATCTGGACGGGCGGAAGCTGCGGTTCTCAATGCCGGCTGCGGTCTGCTCCTACTGCCTGGGTGAGACGAGAATCGGGCACGACTACCAGATGGGCAACGTCAAGAGCATCGCTATTCCGGACGTTCCCCGCCCGGAGGTGAGCTGA
- a CDS encoding ABC transporter substrate-binding protein, translated as MNTGTAQEQERLPRHLLAMLPCPLKVPIEETFLHQQSSGLWTDLDPEELEFEGNANQSDFYKTVNEFQSADELPDIVITPGISSFFHRDFRTRFLDQDVFADAAGYAPNERFAEIGMQDPTGRVTLMCVNPLVIVADTARLGDTPEPRSWSDLLNPVYRKQVTMRGHNGTFCETVLLTLGEKYGEDILTGLGRSVRQGLHPGQMAKLAGTDNEAGTALYVMPYFYANMIRKQDKINIIWPEEGAIASPVFLLAKQNATEGGRRLASFFTSEETAQLCEQAFFPSPHPSAASGLTQRKLLWMGWDLVWNSDIQAKTDAVNAAFNKGFEQED; from the coding sequence ATGAATACCGGAACGGCCCAAGAACAGGAAAGATTGCCCCGCCATCTGCTTGCCATGCTGCCCTGCCCGCTTAAGGTGCCTATTGAAGAAACGTTTCTTCATCAGCAAAGCTCGGGGCTTTGGACCGATCTCGACCCGGAGGAATTGGAATTCGAGGGCAATGCGAATCAGAGCGACTTCTATAAAACAGTAAATGAGTTTCAATCCGCCGACGAACTGCCGGATATCGTAATTACGCCGGGAATCAGCAGCTTCTTCCATCGTGATTTCCGTACCCGGTTCCTCGATCAGGATGTATTCGCCGATGCAGCAGGCTATGCTCCGAATGAACGGTTTGCGGAGATCGGCATGCAGGACCCGACCGGCCGGGTTACGTTAATGTGCGTGAATCCGCTGGTCATCGTAGCCGATACAGCCCGTCTGGGGGATACGCCCGAGCCGCGCTCCTGGAGCGACCTGCTGAATCCCGTGTACCGGAAGCAGGTAACGATGAGAGGACATAACGGCACCTTTTGCGAAACGGTGCTGCTGACATTAGGCGAGAAGTACGGCGAAGATATACTGACCGGTCTCGGTCGGTCTGTTCGCCAGGGGCTTCATCCGGGCCAGATGGCAAAGCTGGCGGGAACCGATAACGAAGCCGGAACGGCTTTATACGTGATGCCGTATTTTTATGCGAATATGATCCGCAAGCAGGATAAAATCAATATTATTTGGCCTGAGGAAGGCGCGATCGCAAGCCCGGTATTCCTGCTCGCTAAACAGAATGCGACGGAGGGCGGGCGCCGTTTGGCTTCCTTCTTCACTAGCGAGGAAACGGCGCAGCTGTGCGAACAGGCCTTCTTCCCATCGCCTCATCCTTCGGCGGCATCCGGGCTTACGCAGCGCAAGCTGCTGTGGATGGGCTGGGATCTCGTCTGGAACAGCGATATTCAGGCAAAGACGGATGCCGTGAACGCGGCCTTTAACAAAGGGTTTGAACAGGAGGACTAA
- a CDS encoding AAA family ATPase — translation MNKLVFFLGGAGAGKTTLAKALASRRKAAFFDMDILLRPAAEAIMTFHGLDPSDRDSKDYKRLCRDLGYRITMDAVLDNVNLDVDSIVVGPFTKEAADEGWIARELSRIGRSLLDVEVKAVIVSLSDEKLYKERIMARSSKLDDWKLRHWDDFRSSLVSRTVKWPLPPSSILYFDNSGNDPALAADTVERFVYPEA, via the coding sequence ATGAATAAGCTCGTATTTTTCCTCGGGGGAGCAGGCGCTGGTAAGACCACGCTGGCAAAAGCGCTGGCATCCAGACGAAAAGCCGCCTTCTTCGATATGGATATCCTTCTCCGTCCGGCAGCGGAAGCGATAATGACGTTCCATGGACTTGACCCCTCCGACCGGGACTCTAAAGATTACAAGAGGCTGTGCCGTGACCTGGGATACCGGATTACGATGGATGCCGTGCTCGATAACGTCAACCTGGATGTGGACAGCATCGTGGTCGGTCCTTTTACGAAAGAAGCCGCAGATGAAGGGTGGATTGCGCGCGAATTGTCGCGGATCGGCCGATCACTGCTCGACGTCGAGGTAAAAGCGGTCATCGTCAGCTTGTCCGATGAGAAGCTTTATAAGGAAAGAATTATGGCCAGAAGCTCGAAGCTGGACGACTGGAAGCTGCGCCATTGGGACGATTTCCGTTCGTCGCTTGTCAGCCGCACCGTAAAATGGCCCCTTCCCCCCTCCTCCATCCTATACTTTGATAATTCCGGAAATGATCCGGCCCTGGCGGCGGACACAGTCGAACGTTTCGTCTATCCGGAGGCATAG
- a CDS encoding response regulator, whose amino-acid sequence MINVLIVEDDPMVAEMNKFYLESVEGFCAQGWARTAGEALQMLERRTSDLILLDIYMKEMNGLELLSEIRSRGMRVDVIVISAASDKESIQKALHNGAVDYLIKPFEFARFRVALAAYREQNRLFKRQDRLNQEELDRLSRFKREQGARAELPKGFTKPTLHMVWKAIENCSAHPFTIEEIASLTGISRVTVGKYLAGLAEMGVLEMDMIYGTVGRPVQNYNMLPKGKALISPYL is encoded by the coding sequence ATGATTAATGTTCTTATTGTGGAAGACGATCCGATGGTAGCGGAAATGAACAAGTTTTATTTGGAAAGCGTCGAAGGCTTCTGCGCCCAAGGGTGGGCCCGTACCGCCGGAGAAGCGCTCCAAATGCTGGAGCGGCGCACGTCCGACCTGATCCTGCTTGATATCTACATGAAGGAAATGAACGGTTTGGAGTTATTGTCGGAGATACGAAGCAGAGGGATGCGGGTAGACGTTATCGTAATTTCGGCGGCCAGCGACAAGGAGAGTATACAGAAGGCGCTGCACAACGGGGCGGTCGATTATTTAATCAAGCCGTTCGAGTTCGCCCGGTTCCGCGTCGCCCTTGCCGCATACAGGGAACAAAACCGGTTGTTCAAGCGCCAGGACCGGCTGAATCAGGAGGAGCTGGACCGGTTATCCCGGTTCAAAAGGGAACAGGGAGCGCGCGCGGAGCTTCCCAAAGGTTTTACAAAACCTACGCTGCATATGGTCTGGAAAGCGATAGAGAACTGCTCGGCCCATCCCTTCACGATTGAGGAAATAGCGTCGCTTACCGGCATTTCCCGCGTGACTGTCGGCAAGTATCTTGCCGGGCTGGCGGAAATGGGCGTGCTGGAAATGGATATGATATACGGAACGGTCGGAAGGCCCGTTCAGAATTACAACATGCTCCCGAAAGGAAAGGCGCTTATCTCACCGTACTTGTAA
- a CDS encoding ATP-binding cassette domain-containing protein: MMEDIQSITILGGHSKSGEAEDVALRLVPGDLVAVVGPTGSGKSRLLADIEYIAQRDTPSGRCILINDQPPAPEIRFDMGRKLIAQLSQNMNFVMDATVAEFITLHAECRDTNLGETGLEELIHSVVTQANRLTGEPIVPDTPLTALSGGQSRSLMIADTAILSDSPIVLIDEIENAGIDRRQALDILVQNQKIVLMATHDPILALLAHSRIVLKSGGIADVLESDQDESALLEELQKADAAILAVREKLRRGERLAGSAFNYAELAANGILEA, encoded by the coding sequence ATGATGGAGGATATTCAATCCATTACGATCCTTGGCGGCCACTCCAAATCCGGTGAAGCGGAGGATGTCGCCTTAAGGCTTGTGCCTGGCGACCTCGTTGCGGTGGTCGGACCGACAGGCTCGGGCAAGAGCAGGCTGCTGGCGGATATCGAATATATCGCCCAGCGGGATACACCGAGCGGCCGCTGCATCTTGATTAACGATCAGCCGCCCGCACCCGAGATCCGATTCGACATGGGACGGAAGCTGATTGCCCAGTTATCGCAGAATATGAACTTTGTCATGGACGCCACAGTTGCGGAGTTTATTACGCTGCACGCGGAATGCCGCGACACCAACCTTGGCGAGACAGGGCTGGAGGAGCTGATTCACAGCGTCGTCACTCAGGCAAACCGGCTGACCGGAGAGCCGATTGTGCCGGATACCCCGCTGACCGCGCTGAGCGGCGGACAATCACGCTCCCTGATGATTGCGGATACTGCGATTTTATCCGACAGCCCGATCGTCCTAATTGACGAGATCGAGAACGCGGGGATTGACCGCAGACAGGCGCTGGATATTCTGGTGCAAAATCAGAAGATTGTGCTGATGGCGACCCATGATCCGATCTTAGCCCTGCTCGCCCACAGCCGAATTGTGCTGAAGAGCGGCGGCATTGCAGACGTGCTGGAGAGCGATCAGGACGAATCGGCGCTGCTTGAGGAGTTGCAAAAAGCGGACGCCGCCATCTTGGCCGTACGCGAGAAGCTGCGCAGAGGCGAGCGGCTGGCAGGGTCCGCATTTAATTACGCCGAGTTAGCGGCTAACGGTATATTAGAGGCTTAA
- the dcuS gene encoding DcuS/MalK family sensor histidine kinase has protein sequence MIRLKIGKRILRLQTTIFLMICAVVAMVLIVVYAMFGIQVSRQTKESLENKAISISRTLSRTSTVIESLSGAGDPEAVQRYAERIRLANGVEFVVVLDMNGIRLTHPDPSKIGKHFLGGDEMKALHGQESVSQAKGSLGNSVRAFSPVFGKGGRQLGAVAVGVSLSSVQTAIGQNEWIIYWGVFIGACLGAGSAFLLARKIKRMLFGMEPGEIANLLEERNAMLQCAKEGILAIDGQSRITLANAEAMRLMRAVGLKEEPVGRPAGEFWPALRMNKVLDTGIPLQDMEVALSGLTLLVNVAPVKVGGRIEGAIATFRDKTEIGLLMERLSGISLYVEALRAQTHDFMNKLHVIIGLAHMRRYDRLEEYLTGTIERIQAETGTVVRQIKDPVMAGFLLGKLSRVREAGVRLVIREDGILPESANPEVSRELVTIIGNLLENAIEAPAGEADKMIRIGFLYKNRMLTITVEDNGTGISEENGRHIFDQGYSTKGKDRGIGLYLVGRSLSKLGGSIDWGSQLEEGTLFTVKLPYLAKSDDQHD, from the coding sequence GTGATTCGGTTGAAAATCGGCAAGCGGATATTGCGGCTTCAAACGACGATATTTCTGATGATTTGCGCGGTTGTGGCGATGGTGCTGATTGTCGTCTATGCGATGTTCGGCATACAGGTTTCCCGGCAGACGAAGGAATCACTTGAAAATAAAGCCATCTCCATTTCGCGAACCTTATCCCGTACATCGACGGTAATCGAGAGTCTGAGCGGAGCGGGCGATCCGGAGGCTGTTCAACGTTACGCCGAGCGGATTCGGTTGGCTAACGGGGTGGAATTTGTGGTTGTGCTGGATATGAACGGCATCCGTCTAACGCATCCGGACCCGTCGAAGATCGGAAAGCATTTTCTGGGAGGGGACGAGATGAAGGCGCTGCATGGACAGGAATCCGTCTCCCAGGCCAAAGGTTCGCTCGGCAACTCCGTAAGAGCGTTCTCGCCCGTCTTCGGCAAAGGCGGCCGCCAACTGGGAGCTGTAGCCGTGGGTGTTTCCCTGAGCAGCGTGCAGACGGCCATCGGGCAAAATGAATGGATTATTTATTGGGGAGTTTTTATCGGCGCCTGTTTGGGCGCGGGTTCAGCCTTTCTGCTGGCACGCAAAATCAAACGTATGCTGTTCGGCATGGAGCCCGGGGAAATTGCCAATCTGCTTGAAGAGCGCAACGCCATGCTTCAATGTGCTAAAGAAGGCATCCTCGCCATTGACGGACAGTCTCGCATCACGCTGGCCAACGCGGAAGCGATGAGGCTGATGAGGGCGGTCGGACTGAAGGAAGAACCGGTCGGACGCCCGGCGGGCGAATTCTGGCCCGCTTTGCGCATGAACAAGGTGCTGGATACCGGCATACCTCTTCAGGACATGGAAGTGGCGCTGAGCGGCCTTACTCTGTTGGTCAATGTGGCTCCTGTCAAGGTCGGAGGAAGAATAGAGGGCGCTATCGCGACTTTTCGGGACAAAACCGAAATCGGCCTGCTGATGGAGAGACTTTCAGGGATATCGCTGTACGTGGAAGCGCTGCGGGCGCAGACCCATGATTTTATGAATAAGCTGCATGTGATTATCGGGCTTGCGCATATGCGCCGGTATGATCGGCTGGAGGAGTACTTAACGGGAACGATTGAGCGCATTCAGGCGGAAACGGGTACGGTTGTCCGGCAGATCAAGGACCCGGTAATGGCGGGATTCCTGCTTGGCAAACTGAGCCGAGTCCGCGAAGCGGGAGTACGGCTTGTCATACGGGAGGACGGAATACTGCCGGAATCCGCAAATCCTGAAGTTTCGAGGGAACTGGTCACTATCATCGGAAATTTGCTTGAGAATGCAATTGAAGCTCCCGCAGGCGAAGCGGACAAAATGATACGGATCGGCTTTTTGTACAAAAATCGCATGCTGACCATTACCGTCGAAGACAACGGCACGGGAATTTCCGAGGAGAACGGCAGGCATATTTTCGATCAAGGTTATTCGACCAAAGGCAAGGACAGAGGCATCGGTCTATATCTCGTCGGGCGGAGCCTAAGCAAACTGGGCGGCAGTATAGATTGGGGAAGTCAGCTAGAAGAAGGTACGCTGTTCACTGTAAAATTACCTTATTTGGCAAAGAGTGATGACCAGCATGATTAA